A region from the Eretmochelys imbricata isolate rEreImb1 chromosome 16, rEreImb1.hap1, whole genome shotgun sequence genome encodes:
- the MRRF gene encoding ribosome-recycling factor, mitochondrial, with translation MAMALRCLRQLPPLFHNSLSGLVRPPLQVPLRHTALMLNGCRQCVVHQTILTRHLATKKAKAKGKGQTQARVNINAALVEDIISLGEVNGEMKAVMEALKEEFGKNLNIRTSPGTLDHITVTTNDGKFPLNQLGQISLISPQLILVNMASFPESTAAAIKAIRESGMNLNPEVDGIIIRVPVPKVTREHRESLAKLAKQLTNKGKDSLRKVRSNAVNQVKKAKSTVSEDTIKLVEKQIQQMTDDTAAEMDKLLAGKTKELLG, from the exons ATGGCCATGGCATTAAGGTGTCTCCGTCAGCTGCCTCCCCTGTTTCATAATTCTCTCTCAGGACTAGTAAGGCCACCCCTGCAAGTACCTTTGAGGCATACAGCCCTGATGCTGAATGGCTGCAGGCAGTGTGTGGTCCACCAGACAATACTGACCAGACATCTAGCTACCAAGAAAGCCAAAG CTAAAGGTAAAGGGCAGACCCAAGCTAGAGTGAATATTAATGCTGCCTTAGTTGAAGATATTATCAGTCTCGGGGAAGTAAATGGCGAAATGAAGGCAGTGATGGAAGCCCTTAAGGAAGAATTCGGGAAAAATCTCAATATAAGAACCTCACCAG GCACTCTTGATCATATAACTGTGACAACAAACGATGGAAAGTTTCCATTAAACCAGCTTGGACAAATCTCGCTGATATCTCCTCAGCTCATTCTAGTAAATATGGCTAGTTTTCCAGAG AGTACAGCTGCAGCTATCAAGGCTATAAGGGAGAGTGGAATGAACCTGAACCCGGAAGTAGATGGGATAATAATTCGGGTGCCAGTTCCTAA GGTAACAAGAGAACACCGTGAAAGCCTGGCTAAACTCGCCAAACAGCTTACGAACAAGGGTAAGGACTCTTTGCGAAAGGTCCGGAGTAACGCTGTGAACCAAGTGAAGAAGGCCAAGAGCACAGTGTCTGAAGACACCATTAAGCTGGTAGAAAAGCAG ATCCAGCAAATGACAGATGACACTGCAGCAGAGATGGACAAGCTCCTGGCAGGGAAGACCAAGGAGCTCCTCGGCTGA